GCACCGCTTTTACAGCGGTTAATTTGAAAAAAGAAACGGAGTTTAAGGTGATAGAACATCCTATAATTCATTCTATTGATATTAAACCTATCATTGTGACGCTTCCTTTTATTGAGAATTATTTTCCGCTTATAGAAGGTGATAAAGCAATTACAGAAGATGATTCCTTTAAAGATTATTTTAAAAATGATATTACACTATTCTTTCCGCATGTTGAAATTGAACCTAATAACGGAACCGTTTTTTACTATGAAAATGTACCAGACAAGTCGGGAAATAAAGGAGGACTTTTAGGTAAAGTTACTATAAGGTATTTATTGAAAGACAAATCATTACAAGTTAATCAAAAAAGTATTGCTTTAAGTCTAAAAGAAGCGGTTTTAAACCTAAAAGTAAATCGTGATTTTGTAAAGGTAAACGGAATCGTCAATACAGCGACGCAGGAAATTCAGTTTGATTTGATTGATGAAGCTGTAAAAATTGCGTTCCTAAATTTAGTTTCAAATCTAAATGATTTAAAATGCAATATTGATCTTTTTTTTGATTTTAAAGGATATTCTAAAATCAAAAGAAATTTTCTGTTTGCTAGGGATATTTCAATTTTAAAAAGCGGAACCATTCTCAAAAAAGATTCAGCTTCTCCTAAAACAACAATACAGTCTAAAACAACGATTATTAGTAGTCCGTTAATGGTGAAGGCTAATTTAGCAACAACGTTAGCTCCAAAGACGGCTATTTCAGAAATACAGCGTGAAAATAGTATTAAAGCAGATGTTCAGGAAGAATATGTTAAAAGTACTTTTCTGCTTAAAATCAATAAAACTTTAAATTATCCGATTGGAACAAATCCAACAACGAGTTTGTATAAAACTATTGGAGGCGGATTTGTCAATATTCCTTTTAATCTAAATGAAGACTTTTCGCAATTCAAACAGATTTTTGTTCCTGGATTTAATTTTAGTAAACTTTCTATTTATAAATCGATGGTGCAGCCGAATACCTTTTTACTGATTTCAAAAGTCTATAGTTTATCTAAAGATTTAAATACCATGAAACCTTGTATTTCGACTATTTTTCATGCTTATGAAGAAGGAACAGCAATGTCGGAAGAAATTTCAAAAATCAGTTTTCAATTTGCTATTGGCCCGAATCTTTCTGATTTTGATTTAGCAAAATTGAAAATTGCTTTGCTTCAGAACAATTTTATTGACGGAGATTCAGCAGATTATTTTGATAAAGTGCAGTTCTTGTTTCCTAATGATATTTCGGCTGAATACGAAGTAAGTGGAAATTACTTTTTACAGCAATCTGATATTTCGACTGATGGAAAACACTTTCTATTTAATCTTTCGACCGAAAATTTATCGGAAGCAAGTATTATGATTAATGCTTTAAACAATACCATTACGCAGTATGCTAATATCAACTTTAAACACAAGGAAATAAAAGATTCCAGCATCATCGAATTAAATATAGAACAGACTATTGGCGAAATTCTGGAAGTCTTGATTGATAATGCCGAAAAGAAAATCCAGATTAACAACCAGTCTATTTCAAACTGTAAACTTAATTCAATATTGTTGGTTTATAATCAGAATGCAACATATTTAAACAGCATCTTTTTTAAAAATTATCCGCAACTTATAAGCAACGATACTAAGCTTCTCGATTTTTCAGCAATCAATCCAACTGCTTTTGGCGAACTTAAAAATGTTTTTTTTGATTTTGAAAATATAGAAAATATCAGCTCAGAGTTTAGTCAGGTAGTTTCACAGTCAACTGCATACAACAGATATATTCAGGTTCAGATTAAAAGCCAGACTGCAACAACAAACAGGATCACAGTTGAATTAACAGTTCAGGAAACAGGAAGTAAATTTGCAGTAGAACGACTAAAATCTGAATTTTCGACCCCTATATTGTTCAATTTTATTGTTAAGAATACAGCAAGCAATACTACTTTGATTTCATACAAAGTCAATTATTTTGACAAAAACGACAATCTAATCGCAGCAAAAAATGATGTTTTCGATTTCTCAAAAACATCAATCATAACCATAAATAAAAAATAATGAGAACAGTAAAAGTAGGAGCAAAGTCTCCGGAAGTTTATTATTTAAATGAACTTTTAGCTAAATTAAAATACAATGTTATCGTTTCTGATTATTTCGGAACAGCGACAGATAAAGCAATCAGGGATTTCCAGTTTAAAAATAATCTGGTTGTAGATGGTGTAGTCGGACTAAAAACATGGTCGTCACTTTTAGAGAAAAGCAAAAACGGTTTTTCTTCTAATTCTAAATTGCTTTCTGAACAGGATTTAATCAATTTCTCTAATCAATTTAATTTGGAGCTTGCAGTGGTAAAAGCGGTAAACGAAGTAGAAAGCAATGGAAAAAGCTTTTTGATTGACGGTCGACCAAAGATTTTGTTTGAAGGTCATATTTTCTGGAGAGAACTCGAAAAAAGAGGAATAAACCCAAGATCCTATATGAACTCAAGTAATCAGGATATTTTATTTGAAAATTATACAAAGAAGTATTATGTAGGAGGAACGGCTGAATATGCTCGTCTTGAAAAAGCAAGAAATCTTGCGCAAGACAAAAAAATCATTGATTCAGCAAATAGTTCTGCTTCTTGGGGATTGTTTCAAATTATGGGATTTAATGCAGTTGCTATTGGTTATAATAGCATAGATGAATTTGTAGAAAAAATGAATCAAAACGAAGGAGAACATTTAAAAGCTTTTGGATTATTCTTAGAGAAAAACAATTTAATCACACTTCTAAGAAACAAAAACTGGGCATCATTTGCTTTAAAATACAATGGCCCAGCCTATAAAACCAATAAATATGACGAGAAGCTGATGAAAGCCTATCATAAATATTCAAGATAAATAAAAGTGTTTCAGGTTTGAAGTTTCATGTTTTACTATGAACATAATTTTTTTTTACCGCAAAGAGCGCAAGGTTTTTTTCTATGTAAATGTTAAGAGAGCGTAGAAAAAGTTCGCAAAGCTTTGTGAATAAAAACTTTGCGAACCTTTGCGAAAATTCTTTGCGCTCTTTGCGGTAAAACTATACTCAAAGTACAGCAACCTAAAACTTGAAACCTGAAAGAAAGAAAAAAAAACAAAAACCTATGAGTTATTTAGTGAATCAAATGATCAATTCTTTATCCAATAAAGTTTTGAAATTAGAGAAAGCAAAAAGCGACCGCGATTACTCTGGCGGTGGCTGGTACGAAGAAGAAAAATACCAAATTTATCTGTATTCAGATTTTAGTGCAATCTACATCCGGGAATCTTTCAGAAGTGTTTCAGGAGGCGGACTTTATCTGCCAAATCAATCTTCTACAAAAGAATATGGAAAATGGAATATCTGTGAAGAGAACGGTAAACTATTTCTGGAAATGATTTTTGACGATAATTCCAGTGCCAAATTAGAAACCGAAAATCTAGGAACCGGAATTCAAAAACTAGGCGATCATATCTGGAATTGTTATTTGATTAGTTGAAATGTTTTGTTTCAAGTTTTGCTAAGCGTGTATTTTTTACCGCAAAGAACGCAAGTTTTTTTTCTATGTAAAGGTTAACAGAACGAAGAAAAAGTTCGCAAAGCTTATTGAATAAAAAAACTTTGCGTCTTAGCGACTTTGCGAGCTAAATTTTTAAGCTTAAACTTTGCGAACCTTTGCGAAAAATCTTTGCGCTCTTTGCGGTAAAACTACACTAAAAGTATAGCAATAAGAATGTTTTTATGTAAACTTTTAATGAAAACATAAAAAAAGGTTCGCAAAGCTTTATAAATAAAAACTTTGCGAACCTTTGCGTAAATCTTAGCGTTCTTTGCGGTAAAACTATGTTCAAAGAATAGTAAACCTGAAACTTTAAACCTGAAACAAAAAACTACTATCTCAAACTAGCACCAAGCTCAGTTTCGAATGTCTGCTGTAATTTAGACATGATTTTATCGATTTGAGAATCCGTTAACGTTTTGCTGTTGTCCTGAATTGTAAAACTTAAAGCATAAGATTTCTTTCCTTCTGGTAATTTATTGCCTTGATAAACATCGAACAGATTAACATCTTTTAAAAGTGTTTTTTCTGTTTGTTTTGCCAGGTTGAAAATGCTTTCGTAAGTCGTGCTTTCATCAATTAACAAAGCTAAATCTCTACGAACTTCAGGATACTTTGGAATTTCAGTGTACTTAATTTTTCCTGTAATGATTTTTAAAACCAAATCCCAGTTAAAATCTGCATAATAAACATCTTGTTTGATACCGAAATGTTTTAAAATAGGCTTTTTAACAACTCCCATTTCAACTAAAATATCATTATTATATGTAATCGCAGTTCCTTCAGAAAAAATATCAGACTGAACTGGAGCATTTGAAATCTTCTCAATTCCTAAACGAGATAAAATCGCTTTGACAAATCCTTTCAATAAGAAGAAATCAGTTGTTTTCTGTGGACTTGTCCAGGTCTCTTTATTTCTGTTTCCGGAAATTAATAAAGAAAGATGTTTGTGTTCTTCAAATCCGTTTAAGTATTTATGATACGTTTTTCCGAATTCAAATAACTTTAAATCCGAGTTTTTTCTATTAATGTTATAAGAAACCGCTTCTAGTCCAGAAAACAATAATGACTGGCGTAAAGTTGCCAAATCACTGCTTAATGGATTCAACATAGAAACATTATGTTCTTCTTTTAATGAAGTCGATAATTTTGCATAAGCCGCCGTTGTCAATGAATTGGCCATCATTTCGTGAAATCCTTGAGAATTCAACTGAGAAGCAATAGTATTTTGAACTTTATAGTCTTCTGTTCTTGGTGAATTTGCTACAGTCGCATTGAATTTCTTAGAGAAATTAATATTGTTATAACCGTAAACTCTAAGAATTTCTTCAATTACGTCAATTTCACGCTGTACATCTACACGATAAGCAGGAATAGTTAAGCCTAAACCAGAATCAGATACACTATTTACTTTAATATCTAAAGAAACTAAAATCTTTTTGATGGTATCTTTTGAAATTTCTTGACCAATAATTTTAGATACATGGCTGAAATTCAATAAAACAGAAAAATCTTCTACTTTTTTAGGATAAACCTCTACAACATCAGAAGTGATTTTTCCACCCGCGACTTCTTGAATTAAAAGCGCGGCACGTTTCAAAGCATATTCTGTAATAGTTGGATCAATTCCTCTTTCAAATCTAAAAGAAGCATCTGTGCTTAATTGGTGTCTTTTTGCAGTTTTACGAATGCTTACTGGATCGAAATAAGCACTTTCTAAGAAAATAGTTGTTGTTCCTTCTGAAACACCAGATTTTTTACCTCCAAAAACTCCGGCAATACAAAGTGGGCCTTTTTCGTCGCAGATCATTAAATCTTCTTTATGAAGTGTTCTTTCTACATCGTCAAGGGTAACAAATTTAGTCCCTTCTTCAACTGTTTTTACAATAATTTTTCCGTTGATTTTTGCAGCATCAAAAGCATGTAAAGGTTGTCCTAATTCATGTAATACATAATTAGTAACGTCAACGATATTATTTTTTGGAGTTAAACCAATAGCTTTTAAACGATCTTGTAACCAGCTTGGAGATTCATGAACAGAGATGCCAGAAATCGTTACACCACAATATCTTGGCGCTAAATGATTGTCTTCAACATTCACATCAATTTTAAGTGTACGCATGTCTACTCTAAAATTGCTTACAGAAGGTGTAATCAATTCGATATTTACACCACGTTGTAACATTCCAGCTCTTAAATCACGCGCAGTTCCATAATGACTCATCGCATCGGCGCGGTTAGGTGTCAATCCGATTTCGAATACTTCGTCATTGGCAATTTTAAATACTTCAGAAGCAGGAGTTCCAGGAACTAAATCCTCAGCCAAAACCATGATTCCGTCATGGCTTGAACCTAATCCTAATTCATCTTCCGCACAGATCATTCCGTGGCTTTCTTGTCCGCGGATTTTACCTTTTTTAATGGTAAATTCCACACCGTCTTTATCGTATAATATTGTTCCGATTGTGGCAACTGGTACTTTTTGTCCCGCAGCAACGTTAGCAGCACCGCAAACAATTTGTATAGGGGCTTCTAAACCAACATTTACTGTAGTAACTTTCAATCTATCGGCATCAGGATGTTTTTCGCAAGTCAGAACATGTCCAACCACAACTCCTTCTAATCCTCCTTTTATCGATTGGTATTTTTCGACAACTTCAACTTCCAAACCAAGATCTGTAAGTAATTCTGAAGTCTGTTCAGATGTCCAATCTGTTTTAATAAATTGTTTTAACCAGTTGTAAGATATTTTCATTGTAACTTTTTTATTCTTAAATCAAGGTTACAAATATAAGGATTGCGTCGTGGAGTAAGAAAAAAATATTTGGTTTTTTCTTGTTGATTTTTATCTGTAAAAAAATACCTAATACTGAGTTTTTGATAATTTGACTGCTAAAATTTTATTAATTAAATATTATAAAAGCTTTAAAAAATCGAATGTGTAATTTTTGTGCTATAAGATGAATGATTAGTGCTATTCTGTTTCTTTTTATGAGACTAAATTTGGATTAAATCAAAAAAGAATATCTTATGAGTACCACAGCAAAAAGACCTGAATTTAAGGCAAAATACGATAATTATATTGGTGGAAAATTTGTCGCACCAATCAAAGGAGAATATTTTGATGTACTTTCTCCAATTGATGGAAAAGTATTTACAAAAGCGGCACATTCCGGTAAAGAAGATTTAGAACTGGCTGTTGATACAGCTTATGAAGCATTTAAAACCTGGGGAAAAACTTCTGTAACCGAAAGAAGCATTTTATTAAATAAGATTGCTCAAAAAATTGAAGACAATTTAGAGTACATAGCAACGGTTGAAACTATTGATAACGGAAAACCTATTCGTGAAACTTTAGCTGCAGATATTCCATTGGCAATTGATCACTTTAGATATTTTGCAGGCGTAATTCGTGCTGAAGAAAGCTCAATTGCAGAATTGGATTCGCAGACAGTTTCCATCGCATTAAGTGAACCGTTAGGTGTTGTAGCGCAGATTATTCCGTGGAATTTTCCAATCTTAATGGCAGTTTGGAAAATTGCTCCAGCACTTGCTGCAGGAAACACAATTGTTTTAAAACCAGCAGAAAGCACACCAATTTCGATTATGGTTTTAATGGAATTAATTGGAGATATTCTTCCTTCGGGAGTTCTAAACATTGTAAATGGTTTTGGTGCCGAATTAGGGCGTCCGTTAGTAACCAATAAAAAAGTATCTAAAGCAGCATTTACAGGTTCAACTACTACAGGACGTTTGGTAATGCAGTATGCGACTGAAAACATTATTCCTGTGACTTTAGAATTAGGCGGAAAATCTCCAAATATTTTCTTCCCTTCTGTTGCAGATCACGATGATGATTTCTTTGATAAAGCAGTTGAAGGAGCGGTTTTATTTGCACTTAATCAAGGAGAAATCTGTACTTGTCCTTCCAGATTATTGATTCATGAAGATATTTACGACAAGTTTATTGCAAAAGTAATAGAAAGAACAGAAGCAATTGTAGCTGGAAATCCGTTGGATAAATCGACTATGATTGGTGCTCAAACTTCGATTGTTCAGAAAGAAAAAATCATGTCTTATATCAAATTAGGAAAAGAAGAAGGCGCTGAATTACTGACTGGAGGAGATGAAAATAAACTAGGAGGAGAATTAGAAGGCGGTTACTACATTAAGCCAACTTTATTTAAAGGGCACAACAAAATGCGAATTTTTCAGGAAGAGATTTTCGGGCCTGTTTTGGCGGTTACGACTTTTAAAACTACAGAAGAAGCCATAGAAATTGCAAACGATACCATGTATGGTTTAGGAGCTGGAGTTTGGACGCGTGATGCACATGAAATTTATCAGGTGCCAAGAGCAATTCAGTCTGGTCGTGTCTGGATTAATCAATATCATTCTTATCCTGCAGGAGCGCCTTTTGGTGGCTACAAACAATCTGGAATTGGTCGTGAAAACCATAAAATGATGTTGAATCAATACCGTCAAACTAAAAACATGCTGATTTCTTATGATAAAAAGAAATTAGGTTTCTTCTAAAGAATATAAACCAGAGAATAGAATTTCGATAGATTTTCTATTCTCGTAAAACCATAGAATTATGCTTCCAAAAACAATGAAAGCCGCGGTCGTCAGAGAATTTGGATCTCTTTTAAAAATCGAAGAGGTCGAAGTAAAACGCCCAGGCAGAAATGAAATTCTTGTAAAAGTAATTGCAAGCGGTGTTTGCCATACCGATTTACATGCCGTTGAAGGAGACTGGCCGGTTAAACCTAAAATGCCATTAATTCCGGGACACGAAGCTGTTGGTTATGTTGCCGCAGTGGGACAGGATGTTAAAAACGTAAAAGAAGGTGATGCCGTTGGCGTGCCTTGGCTTTACAGCGCGTGCGGTGGCTGTGATCATTGCATTACAGGCTGGGAAACCTTATGTGAAAGTCAGCAAAATGGAGGTTACAGCGTAGATGGGGGATTTGCAGAATTTGTTATTGCAGATGCCAGATATGTTGGGATTTTACCTTCGAATGTAAACTTTATCGAAATGGCTCCGATTTTATGTGCTGGTGTTACTGTTTACAAAGGATTAAAAGAAACTGAGGTTAAACCTGGCGAATGGGTGGCGATTTCTGGGATTGGAGGTTTAGGTCACGTTGCAGTACAATACGCGAAAGCGATGGGAATGAACGTGGCTGCAATTGATATTGGAGACGATAAATTGGAACTGGCAAAAAAACTAGGTGCCGATTTGGTTGTGAATGCGAAAAATCAAAATCCTGGAGAATTCTTAAAGAAAGAAGTTGGTGGAATGCATGGGGCGTTGATTACCGCAGTTTCTCCAATTGCTTTCAAACAAGGGCTTGAAACATTGAGAAGAAAAGGTACAATGGCATTAAACGGACTTCCTCCAGGGAATTTTGATTTGTCTATTTTTGATACGGTTTTGAATAGAATTACGATTAGGGGTTCAATTGTTGGAACTCGTAAAGACATGAAAGAAGCCATCGAATTTGCTGCTGACGGAAAGGTTAAAGCAACCGTAACAACTTCTAAATTGGAAGAGGTAAATACCGTTTTTGATAAAATGAAAAAAGGACAGATTGAAGGAAGAATTGTTCTGGATATCGCAAGTTCTTAAATAGTTGGTTATGTTAAAGCAGTAAACCTTAAAAAAGTTTGCTGCTTTTTTTAAATTTAGAAAGTTATGATTAAACGTATTGATGCCACAGAAAAAGCAGTTGAGTTAATCAATATCCTTAAGGAAAAACACGGAGATTTGATGTTTTATCAAGCAGGAGGATGTTGTGAAGGCACGCAGCCACAATGTTTTGAAAAAGGAGGTTATTATCAGCGTACCGGAGACGTTTGTATTGGTACAGTTGAAGACGTCGAATTTTGGGTAGACAAGGATTTATTCGAATACTGGAAACATGCTCATTTTACTTTAACAGTAATTGATGCTTTTGGTGTAGGCGGTTTTTCTTTAGAAACACCATTAAAGAAAACATTTCAAATAGAGTATAGAATTTTTACATCAGAAGAAGAAAAGGATTTAGAACCAGTTTTTAGGATTGAGTAGTATTTTTTTGTTTCAAGTTTCAAGTTTGAAAAACTTAGAATCTTAGCTTCTAAAAAAAACTTAGCATCTTAGTATCTCAGAACCTTAGCATCTTCAATTAATATAAAGTAACTGATACTGTTTCGGTGTAATTCCTTCGTGTTTTTTGAATAATCTAATGAAGTAATTTGCATCTTCAAATCCTGCTAAATAACAGACTTCGTTGATTTGCAATGTTGGATTTTTTAAAAGATTTTTAGCGCAT
This portion of the Flavobacterium panacagri genome encodes:
- the pheT gene encoding phenylalanine--tRNA ligase subunit beta; translated protein: MKISYNWLKQFIKTDWTSEQTSELLTDLGLEVEVVEKYQSIKGGLEGVVVGHVLTCEKHPDADRLKVTTVNVGLEAPIQIVCGAANVAAGQKVPVATIGTILYDKDGVEFTIKKGKIRGQESHGMICAEDELGLGSSHDGIMVLAEDLVPGTPASEVFKIANDEVFEIGLTPNRADAMSHYGTARDLRAGMLQRGVNIELITPSVSNFRVDMRTLKIDVNVEDNHLAPRYCGVTISGISVHESPSWLQDRLKAIGLTPKNNIVDVTNYVLHELGQPLHAFDAAKINGKIIVKTVEEGTKFVTLDDVERTLHKEDLMICDEKGPLCIAGVFGGKKSGVSEGTTTIFLESAYFDPVSIRKTAKRHQLSTDASFRFERGIDPTITEYALKRAALLIQEVAGGKITSDVVEVYPKKVEDFSVLLNFSHVSKIIGQEISKDTIKKILVSLDIKVNSVSDSGLGLTIPAYRVDVQREIDVIEEILRVYGYNNINFSKKFNATVANSPRTEDYKVQNTIASQLNSQGFHEMMANSLTTAAYAKLSTSLKEEHNVSMLNPLSSDLATLRQSLLFSGLEAVSYNINRKNSDLKLFEFGKTYHKYLNGFEEHKHLSLLISGNRNKETWTSPQKTTDFFLLKGFVKAILSRLGIEKISNAPVQSDIFSEGTAITYNNDILVEMGVVKKPILKHFGIKQDVYYADFNWDLVLKIITGKIKYTEIPKYPEVRRDLALLIDESTTYESIFNLAKQTEKTLLKDVNLFDVYQGNKLPEGKKSYALSFTIQDNSKTLTDSQIDKIMSKLQQTFETELGASLR
- the adhP gene encoding alcohol dehydrogenase AdhP; translation: MLPKTMKAAVVREFGSLLKIEEVEVKRPGRNEILVKVIASGVCHTDLHAVEGDWPVKPKMPLIPGHEAVGYVAAVGQDVKNVKEGDAVGVPWLYSACGGCDHCITGWETLCESQQNGGYSVDGGFAEFVIADARYVGILPSNVNFIEMAPILCAGVTVYKGLKETEVKPGEWVAISGIGGLGHVAVQYAKAMGMNVAAIDIGDDKLELAKKLGADLVVNAKNQNPGEFLKKEVGGMHGALITAVSPIAFKQGLETLRRKGTMALNGLPPGNFDLSIFDTVLNRITIRGSIVGTRKDMKEAIEFAADGKVKATVTTSKLEEVNTVFDKMKKGQIEGRIVLDIASS
- a CDS encoding DUF779 domain-containing protein — encoded protein: MIKRIDATEKAVELINILKEKHGDLMFYQAGGCCEGTQPQCFEKGGYYQRTGDVCIGTVEDVEFWVDKDLFEYWKHAHFTLTVIDAFGVGGFSLETPLKKTFQIEYRIFTSEEEKDLEPVFRIE
- a CDS encoding aldehyde dehydrogenase family protein — its product is MSTTAKRPEFKAKYDNYIGGKFVAPIKGEYFDVLSPIDGKVFTKAAHSGKEDLELAVDTAYEAFKTWGKTSVTERSILLNKIAQKIEDNLEYIATVETIDNGKPIRETLAADIPLAIDHFRYFAGVIRAEESSIAELDSQTVSIALSEPLGVVAQIIPWNFPILMAVWKIAPALAAGNTIVLKPAESTPISIMVLMELIGDILPSGVLNIVNGFGAELGRPLVTNKKVSKAAFTGSTTTGRLVMQYATENIIPVTLELGGKSPNIFFPSVADHDDDFFDKAVEGAVLFALNQGEICTCPSRLLIHEDIYDKFIAKVIERTEAIVAGNPLDKSTMIGAQTSIVQKEKIMSYIKLGKEEGAELLTGGDENKLGGELEGGYYIKPTLFKGHNKMRIFQEEIFGPVLAVTTFKTTEEAIEIANDTMYGLGAGVWTRDAHEIYQVPRAIQSGRVWINQYHSYPAGAPFGGYKQSGIGRENHKMMLNQYRQTKNMLISYDKKKLGFF
- a CDS encoding N-acetylmuramidase family protein; the protein is MRTVKVGAKSPEVYYLNELLAKLKYNVIVSDYFGTATDKAIRDFQFKNNLVVDGVVGLKTWSSLLEKSKNGFSSNSKLLSEQDLINFSNQFNLELAVVKAVNEVESNGKSFLIDGRPKILFEGHIFWRELEKRGINPRSYMNSSNQDILFENYTKKYYVGGTAEYARLEKARNLAQDKKIIDSANSSASWGLFQIMGFNAVAIGYNSIDEFVEKMNQNEGEHLKAFGLFLEKNNLITLLRNKNWASFALKYNGPAYKTNKYDEKLMKAYHKYSR